A genomic window from Bubalus bubalis isolate 160015118507 breed Murrah chromosome 13, NDDB_SH_1, whole genome shotgun sequence includes:
- the LOC102398033 gene encoding kelch repeat and BTB domain-containing protein 6 translates to MQSREESSRSRRIASPRGGKRPKRVHKPTVSAFFTGPEELKDTGHSAALLAQLKSFYDARLLCDVTIEVVTPGSGPGTGRLFPCNRNVLAAACPYFKSMFTGGMYESHQTNVTMHDVDAESFEVLVDYCYTGRVSLSESNVERLYAASDMLQLEYVREACASFLARRLDLANCTAIFKFADAFGHRKLRSQAQSFIAHNFKQLSQMSPIREESLADLTLAQLLTVLRLDSLNIEHEQTVCHVAVQWLEAAPKERGPSAAEVFKCVRWTHFTDEDRGYVEELLTNTVVKKYCLDLVEGARQMRYGDTLCKSLVPKPESSGGSGGSGAVSCGGGGGGGGGGGSSSVVSIVLSGGGSSSSVVPMSDHLPQRLGVYAKKMVIFFGHPRDPFLCCDPYSGDIYKVPSPLTCLAHTRTVTTLAVCVSPDHDIYLAAQPRKDLWVYKPAQNSWQQLADRLLCREGMDVAYLNGYIYILGGRDPITGIKLKEVECYSVQRNQWALVAPLPHSFISFDLMVIQNYLYALNSKRMFCFDPSHNMWLKCVSLKRNDFQEACVFNDEIYCICDIPVMKVYNPVRGEWRQINNIPLVSETNNYRIINHGQKLLLITSRTPQWKKNRVTVYEYDIRGDQWINIGTTLGLFQFDSNFFCLSARVYPSCLEPGQSFLTEEEEVPSESSTEWDLGGFSELDSESGSSSSLSDDDLWVQVAPQ, encoded by the coding sequence ATGCAGTCCCGGGAAGAATCTTCGCGCTCTCGCCGCATCGCCAGTCCCCGCGGTGGGAAGCGCCCCAAAAGGGTTCACAAACCCACGGTTTCAGCTTTTTTCACGGGCCCGGAGGAGCTGAAGGACACGGGCCATTCTGCAGCCCTGCTGGCCCAGCTCAAGTCCTTCTACGATGCGCGGCTGCTCTGCGATGTGACCATCGAGGTGGTCACCCCCGGCAGCGGGCCCGGCACCGGCCGCCTCTTCCCCTGCAACCGTAACGTGCTGGCGGCCGCGTGTCCCTACTTCAAGAGCATGTTCACCGGCGGCATGTACGAGAGCCATCAGACGAACGTGACCATGCACGACGTGGACGCCGAGTCCTTCGAGGTGCTGGTCGATTACTGCTACACCGGTCGCGTGTCCCTGAGTGAATCGAACGTGGAGCGCCTTTATGCAGCCTCTGACATGCTGCAGCTGGAGTACGTGCGGGAAGCCTGTGCCTCCTTCCTAGCCCGCCGCCTTGACCTGGCCAACTGCACGGCCATCTTCAAGTTTGCTGATGCCTTCGGCCATCGCAAGCTGCGGTCGCAGGCGCAGTCCTTTATAGCCCACAACTTCAAGCAGCTCAGCCAGATGAGTCCAATTCGCGAAGAGTCCCTGGCAGATCTGACCCTGGCCCAGCTGCTGACCGTCCTGCGCCTGGACAGTCTCAACATCGAGCACGAGCAGACCGTGTGTCACGTGGCGGTGCAGTGGTTGGAGGCGGCTCCCAAGGAGCGGGGTCCCAGCGCTGCAGAAGTCTTCAAGTGTGTCCGCTGGACCCACTTCACTGACGAAGATCGGGGCTACGTGGAAGAGCTGCTGACCAACACCGTGGTGAAGAAGTACTGTCTGGACCTTGTTGAAGGGGCCCGGCAGATGCGGTATGGTGACACGTTGTGCAAGTCTCTGGTGCCCAAGCCAGAGAGCAGCGGTGGCAGCGGTGGCAGCGGTGCTGTTAGCTGCGGTGgcggtggcggtggtggtggcggtggcggTAGCAGCAGCGTCGTTAGCATTGTTCTTAGTGGCGGCGGAAGCAGCAGCTCCGTTGTGCCCATGTCTGATCATCTACCCCAGAGGTTAGGTGTGTATGCCAAGAAGATGGTGATCTTCTTTGGCCATCCCAGAGATCCCTTTCTGTGCTGTGACCCATACTCGGGGGACATTTACAAAGTGCCATCACCTCTGACCTGCCTTGCTCACACTAGGACTGTGACCACCTTAGCTGTCTGTGTCTCTCCAGACCATGACATTTATCTGGCTGCCCAGCCCAGAAAGGACCTCTGGGTGTATAAACCAGCCCAGAATAGTTGGCAGCAGCTTGCTGACCGCCTGCTCTGCCGGGAGGGCATGGACGTGGCATACCTCAATGGCTATATCTACATCCTGGGTGGTCGGGACCCCATTACCGGCATTAAACTGAAAGAGGTGGAGTGCTACAGTGTCCAGAGAAACCAGTGGGCGCTGGTGGCTCCGCTGCCCCattcctttatttcctttgacCTGATGGTCATTCAGAACTATCTGTATGCTCTCAACAGTAAGCGCATGTTCTGCTTTGATCCCAGCCACAATATGTGGCTGAAGTGCGTTTCTCTGAAGCGCAATGATTTTCAGGAAGCCTGTGTCTTCAATGATGAGATATACTGCATCTGCGACATCCCTGTCATGAAGGTGTACAATCCAGTCAGAGGAGAGTGGAGGCAGATTAATAACATCCCCTTGGTGTCGGAGACGAACAACTACCGGATTATCAATCATGGCCAAAAACTGTTGCTGATCACCTCACGCACCCCGCAGTGGAAGAAGAACCGGGTGACGGTGTATGAATATGATATTAGGGGTGACCAGTGGATTAATATAGGTACCACATTAGGCCTGTTCCAGTTCGATTCTAACTTTTTTTGCCTCTCAGCTCGCGTTTATCCTTCCTGTCTTGAACCCGGTCAGAGTTTTCTCACTGAGGAGGAAGAAGTACCTAGTGAATCCAGCACTGAGTGGGATTTAGGTGGGTTCAGTGAGCTGGATTCTGAATCAGGGAGCTCAAGCTCTTTATCTGATGATGATCTGTGGGTTCAGGTAGCCCCTCAGTGA